A genomic window from Antedon mediterranea chromosome 4, ecAntMedi1.1, whole genome shotgun sequence includes:
- the LOC140046437 gene encoding coiled-coil domain-containing protein 186-like has translation MAEDGLLEELNDNQSTPSITINKEVEQKDYLSGENHSFDGNADVKSSVEEPVKRNSNSELEWDSTQDYVEPYLSMENLSIPQTDSVFSSDGEVDNRSSSPVNDEKLSDDLESNHQDEYHDIENSNNELIIEASESVNFASETLEEEMSGCSKFNSPENNNASICNNTKEELNISDSEFDSEIKSRPTALCDLSKDASSETSEQSKNDLQNLEVNTKDSNLSEKQTLNFTDDLSTRLSPIIEGCDDAAGKETSIPSNSSVDELANEFGKTSDTQSLESEKVNDERITARTNSIEDSTDTNSDNTRQETNTLTKNSQSNCLKGETEKNEEVVESNNVSVTRYNIDNDAADSLLSELEDLLSSDSSELELPNGLRKEAIDIQDVAEFRHLQLELERYKMSCEEKNKEIKRLQDERQSNQCDVQMIKQNEELLSLKEFQIQELTEVVEQQKKDIQMGKERQQSHDVAAKRTILKLQQELGTHVDQLKKKYEDTLTEKEAMVVKYARSENEVIEHQKAKEGLERQVKDSAKTIESLTQQVKQVKSDRAKLKGMLETSESEISSLQKDVDQLKEEASSQGIKVKWAQNKLKTELDAHRETKGKLSKTEQKLSEAKEETEQIRRNCQEIIKTYQESEEMKSNSLDAELKRKKVELQAHLQEKTDLDEVHIAKAKELDSLKKAYADCMAELDSLKVKSKCLEDERIQNEKLMDKLKSIINSQKEENCKLNRQVEEIIALQELLEDERETITKLGAEVKTLHSNNMDLNSDMCTMRQKEADLLRFTEKITGKNADLHSENTTLQEKVDKQFIDLTKFSKELKEVKQTRDKLASELTSLQQFHEEETALLRTKVNEKSKAVEQLTIQLDDARDDNKTLKRKHNANVKDVTRQLQQARKRLEALENPENGHKDTLSIGSRTSSNGSLDTLPSAGSQGVVPTLDGDGHRRTESPSQPQDRPMGGPNDFPGVNKAMLVDKIIRLQKAMHKKKEKMDFMQDHMNQLVEELQRKSKIIQMYVLREESGALAPVSSDINKAKMSKQGGIMASLYKSQQSDPSMNLDLSLEINRKLQAVLEDTLLKNITLKESIETLGNEIARITSHEMDQKRGRTVKKAK, from the exons ATGGCAGAAGACGGATTGTTGGAAGAATTGAATGATAACCAATCTACACCttcaataactattaataaagAGGTTGAACAAAAAGATTATTTATCTGGTGAAAACCATAGCTTTGATGGAAATGCTGATGTAAAATCCTCTGTTGAGGAACCAGTAAAGCGCAACAGTAACAGTGAATTGGAGTGGGATAGCACACAAGACTACGTTGAACCATACCTTAGCATGGAGAATTTATCCATACCGCAGACTGATAGTGTGTTTTCATCAGATGGAGAGGTTGATAATCGATCTTCCTCTCCAGTAAATGATGAGAAATTAAGTGACGATCTTGAATCTAATCATCAAGACGAATATCACGATATTGAGAACAGtaataatgaattaattataGAGGCATCAGAAAGTGTAAATTTTGCTTCTGAAACTTTGGAAGAAGAAATGTCTGGTTGTTCAAAATTTAATAGTCCAGAAAATAATAATGCAAGTATTTGTAATAATACGAAAGAGGAGTTAAACATATCAGACTCTGAATTTGATTCTGAAATAAAATCGCGGCCAACCGCATTGTGTGATCTGTCTAAAGATGCATCCTCCGAAACGTCAGAACAATCTAAGAACGATTTACAAAATTTAGAAGTTAATACAAAAGATAGTAATCTTTCTGAGAAACAAACTCTTAATTTTACTGACGATTTGTCAACTAGACTTTCACCAATTATTGAGGGTTGTGATGATGCGGCAGGTAAAGAGACATCTATTCCATCTAATTCTTCCGTGGATGAACTTGCAAATGAATTTGGAAAAACTAGTGATACACAATCATTAGAATCTGAAAAAGTAAATGATGAAAGAATCACAGCAAGGACTAACTCAATTGAGGATAGTACCGATACAAATAGTGATAACACGCGTCAAGAAACAAATACATTAACTAAAAATTCACAAAGCAATTGTTTAAAAGgtgaaacagaaaaaaatgaagaagTTGTTGAATCTAATAACGTTTCAGTAACGCGATACAATATTGATAACGATGCTGCCGATTCTTTGTTGTCGGAGCTGGAAGATCTGCTCTCGAGTGATTCCAGCGAGCTGGAGTTGCCCAACGGGTTGCGGAAGGAAGCTATCGACATCCAGGATGTTGCAGAGTTTAGGCATCTTCAGTTGGAACTTGAACGTTATAAAATGTCATGCgaggaaaaaaataaagaaattaaaag ATTACAAGATGAGCGACAATCAAATCAGTGTGATGTCCAAATGATCAAACAAAATGAAGAATTGTTGAGTTTAAAAGAATTTCAAATACAGgag TTGACAGAGGTTGTGGAACAACAAAAGAAAGATATACAGATGGGCAAAGAGCGACAGCAGTCCCACGATGTTGCAGCAAAACGTACTATTTTAAAACTTCAACAGGAACTGGGGACCCATGTTGATCAG ttaaagaaaaaatatgaaGATACGCTGACTGAAAAAGAGGCAATGGTGGTGAAGTATGCCAGGAGTGAAAATGAAGTGATAGAGCATCAAAAAGCGAAGGAAGGTTTGGAGAGACAGGTAAAGGACAGTGCAAAGACGATAGAGAGTTTAACACAACAAGTTAAACAGGTGAAATCTGATAGAGCTAAGCTGAAAGGAATGTTGGAGACAAGT GAGAGTGAAATATCTAGCCTACAGAAGGATGTAGACCAACTTAAAGAAGAAGCGAGTTCACAGGGTATCAAGGTTAAATGGGCCCAGAACAAGTTGAAAACAGAATTAGATGCTCATAGA GAAACTAAAGGTAAGCTTTCAAAGACAGAACAGAAGTTGTCAGAAGCCAAAGAAGAAACCGAACAAATAAGGAGGAACTGCCAggaaattattaaaacatatcag GAATCAGAGGAAATGAAATCCAATTCATTAGATGCTGagttgaaaagaaaaaaagtagaGCTACAAGCACATTTGCAAGAGAAAACTGACCTAGATGAG GTTCATATAGCAAAAGCAAAAGAACTTGACTCACTCAAAAAAGCCTATGCTGACTGCATGGCTGAACTAGATTCGTTGAAAGTTAAG TCAAAGTGTTTGGAAGACGAAAGAATACAGAATGAGAAACTGATGGATAAATTGAAGAGCATCATCAACTCACAGAAGGAAGAAAACTGCAAACTTAACCGGCAAGTTGAAGAGATTATTGCCTTACAGGAGTTACTGGAAGA TGAGAGGGAAACCATTACCAAACTCGGTGCTGAGGTAAAAACACTGCATTCCAATAACATGGACCTTAACTCTGATATGTGTACTATGAGACAGAAAGAAGCAGATCTGTTGAGGTTCACTGAAAAAATTACAGGGAAAAATGCTGATTTACACTCGGAAAATACAACACTACAAGAAAAG GTTGACAAGCAGTTCATTGACCTGACCAAGTTTAGTAAAGAGCTGAAAGAAGTGAAACAAACAAGAGATAAACTG GCTTCTGAGCTGACATCACTGCAGCAGTTCCATGAGGAAGAGACTGCACTCCTGAGAACCAAAGTGAATGAGAAATCCAAAGCAGTGGAACAACTAACAATCCAATTAGATGACGCTAGAGATGACAATAAAACACTCAAGAGAAAACATAATGCTAATGTCAAG GACGTCACTAGACAGCTCCAGCAAGCACGTAAACGTTTAGAAGCACTTGAGAATCCGGAGAATGGACATAAAGACACTCTGAGCATAGGATCCCGCACCAGTTCAAATGGATCTCTGGACACGCTGCCATCAGCTGGTAGTCAGGGAGTAGTACCAACTCTTGATGGTGATGGGCATAGGAGAACAGAAAGTCCTTCTCAG CCTCAAGATCGACCAATGGGTGGTCCTAATGACTTCCCAGGTGTAAACAAAGCAATGCTTGTGGACAAGATCATCAGGCTACAGAAGGCAATgcataaaaagaaagaaaagatgGACTTTATGCAAGACCATATGAATCAATTGGTTGAAGAGTTACAGAGAAAATCAAA AATTATACAGATGTATGTTCTTCGTGAAGAATCGGGGGCACTTGCTCCAGTTTCAAGTGATATTAATAAG